Genomic window (Siphonobacter curvatus):
TTGCCAAAGTACACCAGCCCCTTTTTTGGGTAGTTCGGTTCTATCCAAGCGAACTAAAAAGAGGAAAGATTTTATGAAAACCAGCCGTATAAGAGGCAAGTGAGCTCGACACCCCATTCAATTCTAGATTGCTATAATCAATGAACTGCATGACATGAAAATCCAAACCCCGCTCTACTAAGTCTCGAGCATCACTTACTCTAATTATTTATGCACTTTTCAAAAAGACTTCGGGCATAAATGCTTATAACCTAAGGAATATCAAAAGTTAATGAATCTGCAGGTATGCTCATGGATTGGGACTGCTCAAGGCTTTATAAGAGGCTTGTAACGCTTCTTCGGTCTCAGGCAATTGAACTTTTAATCCAAAGGATACGCGAGCTTGTACCTGCTCGACAAAAGGCTTAAAGCGTTGGTTATATTCTGAAAAAGCAATTTGATAATCTTCATTCGCATGCAGCTGTTTAGCTAACAGGGTTGCCCCTTGTATAGCTAAACTCGTACCCATGCCGGTGAAGAAGCTTGGTGCGTAGGCGGCATCGCCTAGTAGAGCTACCCGCCCTATTGTCCAATCCGGCATATGGATTTGACAGGCTTCATCAAAATATAATTCATCAGCACTAAGCATTGACTCTAAAATTTCCGGAAGTTTCCAATTCGTATTCGTACCGAAATGTTCCCTTAAAATCTGCTTCGGTTGTTGGTGATCTCGGTAGTTCCAAGCCAATTTAGGCGATCGGAATAAAAGGATAGCATTGGCACCATTTTTAAATTGATACACTACGGCCTGTTTTCCTACTTCACGATACACAATACCCGTAGACTTGGGTCTACCGGTCTGCACCTGATCTGCTTTAGCAAAGGCAAAGTAGACCCCAAGAAACTTTTTAAATTGATCTTCGGGTCCGAAAGCAAGTTTTCGAACGCTGGAGTGAGTGCCATCAGCTCCAAAAACAAAGTCATAAGACTTGGTCTGCCCTTTTTCGAACGTTACCTCTACCCGATCTTCCTGCTGAGTCAATGAGGATATGCTCGTGCCAAAAATTAGTTCAATCTCATCTTTTGCAATCGCTTCGTAGATAATTTTTAATAAATCCCCACGGTGTATTTCTATATCCCCTAAATACTGCGGCAGTGTATTGATAGCAAAGGTAGCTATGGTTTGATCTTGGGCATTCACGACCTCATCGGTATGAACAAATTCATTCGCTTTAATCTGATCCAATATACCCATGTCCTTGGCGATATTCAAGGCTTCACCACGCACATCAATAGGTGAGCCATTGGTTCTAAGATCCTTACCCAATTCCACGACAGTAACACCATAACCAAATTTATTCAGCCAGTAGGCCAATGTTAATCCAGCAAAGCTGGCACCCGATATCAGCACTTGTTTTTTCATCCGTATGAATTTTTTTACGGTAATACATTTAATTACACCGCAAAAGTATCTGTAGCTTTACGAGTAAAATATTCGAAAAGCAACTAATTTTGATCGAAAAAATGAATAATGCTGGGGGTCAATATTTTGACGACAGTGTGGAGCAGTTTACCAATAAGGTGGGGGTGACCTTTGAAGAGTTCTTGCAGTATTTTCAGGTTAACTTCTTTAAAGGATTTATTTTTTTGCCCGACATGGCCATGCACTTCGGCTCATTTGTCACCAATCAGGACTTCACCCGCGTAACGGGCCAATCTGATATTAAAGACGGTATTGGTTTTATCTTTTACAATATCTTTGAAGATAAAGCACCAGATGGAACGGATAATCCTACATCAACTGAACCCTTGGAGCCGCCTTATGTGCGTATTTTTCCGTATTCGATCAGGCAAACCTTGCATTTCAAAAAAGGGACTCGCGTAACCCATGTTTCCATCAGTATTAGTGCAGAATATCTGAAGGAGTTTCTAAGGGAGGAAGCTGACCATTTCGGGTATCTTTTTGATAGTGCTAATAATTTTTGGATAGAGGAATTGATGACCGATGACATTTTACGTACCGTAAATGACATCGTTAAAAAGGAAGAGCCCCTTACTATGAAAGGTTTTTATTACAAACTGAAGGCGATGGAATTGCTTTTCTATATGTTTGAAAGTTTGAAGAAACGGGAGAGCTCTGTTGGTTTGAAGCTGAATGGAAAGGAAATTCAGGCTGTCTATCGAGTTAGGGACAAAATCGTTTCCTCATTAGACCAGCCCAGTACCATAGCTACCCTGAAAGAAATTGCTGGTATGAATGAATTGAAACTCCGTAAAGTTTTTACGCAGGTATTTGGCATGGGTATCTATGATTACTATCAGCGTCTGCGTATGAAAGAAGCCGCACGGCTTTTACGCGAAGAAAAGGTATCGGTATCCGAAGCTGGATTTCGAATGGGCTTTGAGAATCTGGGTCATTTCACGAAAGTATTTGAAAAGCACATAGGGAAGAAGCCAAAAAAATACGTTCAAAGTTTGAACCTAACCAACCTGTGAAGCAATTCAAAGGGATGGTCAGACCCTTGAATCAACTCGTACCAGGCAAACTTCACTAGGTACGATTCCCCCAAAAGGTATTGCGTAAAGTACTCGTCGATCGGGTTCAATAAGCACACGAGATGAAGCCTCAGGCGATAATTAGGGGGTGAATAATGACTACATTAGGGCTGTTTGTCGTATATCAATAACCGTTACATTTGTATCGTCTTGTTTGGCAGGGGTCCACAAGGCAACCTCTGTTCATCTTGCAGGATTAGGCTCTTAACGTAGAGTCTCCCCGTTAGTCAGGCTGGTTAAGGGGATTATCAAAATGACTAACGGGGCTTCTGCAGGAAGATACGTATTCTTAAGCAAGTAGTGTGTTTGTTTCCATATCAGTTTATCCACCCACCTAGATGTATCCTAGTAAGGCTTCCTTGGCATTGTCCGAGAAAGCCTTATTTTTTTTTAACACACCGACGCTATGAAAGCAAAGATTAAGTTTACCAAGGGCCTGTTCGGCGAATTCGAGCCAGAGATACAGGCGTACTTAGAGACCGCATCGCCCTTCGATTTACCAGGCATGCCTCAGGCAGGCATCTATATCAATTTGTTCGCTTTTATCGATAAGTCTTTGCCTGCGAATATTTTAGAGTGGATTCAAAACGGCGATTACTTCGAAATCGAACGAGTCACAATCTTGGGACCCGATTTAGTGGAAGTGCTGCTTTAAAACCCGAAGAACAGCGTGATGATGAGTCGGGTCTCTTTTATTTGATAACCTTTTCCTCTACTACTAGAAGATTAGATGAACGATTCGCCTTCGTGGATCTAACCCTTTAACTTTCAACGCTTCAACGTTAACTATGGAGATAATCACCAACACATTAGACTTAGCTAGCCAGTAAAACCACAGGCCTATTAAAGCGGTATTTCTCGTAAGATAAGGCGAAGGTGGACCTTTTAAGTTAACAAAAAAACGACCGCCAATGTCTTATTTTAAAGACACATGTCTTATGTTTGCGACATGGAAGATACTCGTCAACGTATTATCGATTGTGCTATTGCCACCTTTGCTACCCATTCGTCCGCTACGTTAGATACCGTAGCGGATGCTGCCAGCATTACTCGCCGTACGCTTAATCGCTATTTTAGCGATAAAAAAGATCTGCTGGAGGCTTGTACGCGTGAAATGCTTACGACTTGCGAAGCAGCCATGACCCAGGCCTATCAAAGCAGTGACCATCCTGTAACGCAACTCGAACGTATGCTCTATGCCGGTATCGATTGCAATTACAAATTTCTTTTTCTTACCAAGCTACAGGTTCAGACGCCGCCCCCTTCCTCTCCGCCCCTTACGCAAGGCTACGATACAATTAAGGATAAATGGTTTACGCTGATTACCCAGCTTCAAGGCCAGGGACTTATTAGTCAGCAGCTTTCCATTGCCTGGATTTTTCATCTGTTTGGGGGTATGATCCATACAACCGTTCACGCCCTGGATTCAGGAACCGTGGCTCGTCAGGATCTGAAGACGTACGCCTGGTATTCCTTCAGTCGTAGTATTGGACTGCAGGGTTAAACAAAGCTCATTCATTCTTACTTTTTTTATGATGACTCAAATTTCTTCAACCAACGAAGAGCTTCTTAACGCTTTACCCGGTTTTCAGGAGCGGTATGCTTCGGTTAATGGCGTGCACTTGCACTATGTGAGCGGTGGAAAAGGCAATCCTTTAATTCTTCTCCCCGGCTGGCCCGAAACCTGGTGGGCTTACCATAAAGTGATGCCCTTGCTGGCCCAGCACTATGAGGTAATTGCTGTTGATATTCGGGGAATGGGTCATTCGGACATGCCCCTTATGGGCTATGATAAGAAAAACATGGCTCAGGACCTTGCCGAGTTAATCACTCACTTAGGTTACTCTAACGCCTATGTAGCGGGGCACGACATTGGAGCCCATGTGGCCTTTAGTTTGGCCGCCAATCACCCAAAACTGGTAAGCAAGCTGATCCTTCTCGATACGCCGCATCCGACACCTGATATGTTTCGGCTACCGATGCTTCCTACGGGCTCCATGGCGGAAGGAAGTGGCTATACCTATCCCTGGTGGGTGGCCTTCAATCAACTCAAGCAATTACCCGAGCAGGTTTTAGCAGGCCGCATACGTATCATCTTGGACTGGGTCTTTGATCATCTTCTGCTTAATAAAAACAGCATTGATACCAGCGATCGAGCCGTTTATGCAGCAGCGTATGACACCGAGGCAGGGATTCGAGCCTCCAATGCCTGGTATCAGGCTTTCTTGCAGGATATTGAAGATAGTAAAACGTATGCGGCTTTGCCTATGCCGGTTTTAGGAATTGGAGCCAGTGGCTATGAGTTACTAAACTATACCTTACCCGAACAGGCTACGCAATGGCAGGTCGTTCAAATCGAAGAAAGTGGCCATTTCCTGCTAGCGGAACAACCTCAGAAGACCGCGGCAGCAATGATGGCGTTTTTAGGCTAAAGAAGCAGGTTATCGGGAGAAAAGCTATTGGATCTTTTCTCCCGATAACCTTTTACAAACCTTGTGTATATAATTTTTACTAGGTATCTATAACCATAATAGATCATTTTACTTACAATTGATTATACAACAGGAAAAGTGGCAGAGAGCCTATCTAGCTTCAAGCCCCCTCATTAGTTGGTTGAACCGTTAAGGTTTACTGGCGAGTTGAGTTAAGAGTAAACCAATGTCCTTGCTTTCTACCCGTGGGGCATTAGGGTACATCAACCGACCGGATTTATCGAAAATCATATATCTGGGAATGGCATCCAGTTTCGCTTTTTTGAGAAAGGCGGATGTCCGATGATTCACAATGAGATAGTTTTGACTGTAGTCACTCAACTCTTCCTTAACGCTCGCTTTCTGCCAGGAAGTTTTGTTATCATCAATGGAAAGGTAGACAAATACCACCTTCGCCTTTGAGAGCGACTGACGTAGCTCATGGGAAGCTTTCATGGCCGCCCGGCACGGAACACACCAACTCGCCCAAAAATCCACGTAGACGATCTTACCCGCATGTTGCTTGAGTACCTGCTCAAGCAGGATCTTGGCACCCGACTCTTGGAGTAAAGCAACGGAGTTAACGTCATGTCTGCTGCTATCAAACTCCAGGGAAAAGTCGTTGTAACTTCGAGCGAGTAGGTCCTTATCCTTGACTTCTTTCTCGTAAATCTGGTAATACTTCTTGAAATCCTCGGCTGAGAACGTTGAATAGATCTGGTGGATTTGCTTGGTCAACAAATACTCTTTAGCCTGAACAGAAAACAGTTCCGCGTTTCTAGTTTGATCGAAGATTTCTCGGTAATCCGGCGTGTCTCCCTGACCGCTCTGAACCAAGCGAGCCTGATTGACGATCAAGTGTTCTTCGACGGCATCAACCAACTTCTGGTAGTAGAAATGATCTACCGTTTCGTCGGCCTGCATTTCTTTCGAATGAAATAGCGTTGCGATGGCTTGTTTGGATAACTGGTTCGCTTCTACGACAACCTTATAAACTAACAAACGGGTTCTTACGGAATAGTAGGAATAACAGACCGGCGAGAGTTCACCTGCCGCGTACAGCGAATCCAGTAACTGCTTTTGCCTAGCCAGTGAAAACAAAACCGAGGACATCAGCTGGTTTCTATGTTCCGCAGTAAGTTTGAGCCGGCGTTCCGTTTTTTGCCGTCCATTCAGGAGATTACTCTCTTTTCGCATCTTTTCATCAGTAAGGATGCGTTTGACATTGAGATGAGCAACATTTAAATAACTACCGATCGATGTATACGTTTGAATTACATTCGAGTCGGTAGGGATCTTTTCAAAAAGCAGATCATAGGGTTTGACCGCTCGGTTAAGAATCGTAATCGCTACGCTTGAAGGCTGATAGGTGATCTGAATCGAATCTCCTTGCTGAACTACATA
Coding sequences:
- a CDS encoding FAD-dependent monooxygenase: MKKQVLISGASFAGLTLAYWLNKFGYGVTVVELGKDLRTNGSPIDVRGEALNIAKDMGILDQIKANEFVHTDEVVNAQDQTIATFAINTLPQYLGDIEIHRGDLLKIIYEAIAKDEIELIFGTSISSLTQQEDRVEVTFEKGQTKSYDFVFGADGTHSSVRKLAFGPEDQFKKFLGVYFAFAKADQVQTGRPKSTGIVYREVGKQAVVYQFKNGANAILLFRSPKLAWNYRDHQQPKQILREHFGTNTNWKLPEILESMLSADELYFDEACQIHMPDWTIGRVALLGDAAYAPSFFTGMGTSLAIQGATLLAKQLHANEDYQIAFSEYNQRFKPFVEQVQARVSFGLKVQLPETEEALQASYKALSSPNP
- a CDS encoding helix-turn-helix domain-containing protein; this translates as MNNAGGQYFDDSVEQFTNKVGVTFEEFLQYFQVNFFKGFIFLPDMAMHFGSFVTNQDFTRVTGQSDIKDGIGFIFYNIFEDKAPDGTDNPTSTEPLEPPYVRIFPYSIRQTLHFKKGTRVTHVSISISAEYLKEFLREEADHFGYLFDSANNFWIEELMTDDILRTVNDIVKKEEPLTMKGFYYKLKAMELLFYMFESLKKRESSVGLKLNGKEIQAVYRVRDKIVSSLDQPSTIATLKEIAGMNELKLRKVFTQVFGMGIYDYYQRLRMKEAARLLREEKVSVSEAGFRMGFENLGHFTKVFEKHIGKKPKKYVQSLNLTNL
- a CDS encoding TetR/AcrR family transcriptional regulator, which gives rise to MEDTRQRIIDCAIATFATHSSATLDTVADAASITRRTLNRYFSDKKDLLEACTREMLTTCEAAMTQAYQSSDHPVTQLERMLYAGIDCNYKFLFLTKLQVQTPPPSSPPLTQGYDTIKDKWFTLITQLQGQGLISQQLSIAWIFHLFGGMIHTTVHALDSGTVARQDLKTYAWYSFSRSIGLQG
- a CDS encoding alpha/beta fold hydrolase: MMTQISSTNEELLNALPGFQERYASVNGVHLHYVSGGKGNPLILLPGWPETWWAYHKVMPLLAQHYEVIAVDIRGMGHSDMPLMGYDKKNMAQDLAELITHLGYSNAYVAGHDIGAHVAFSLAANHPKLVSKLILLDTPHPTPDMFRLPMLPTGSMAEGSGYTYPWWVAFNQLKQLPEQVLAGRIRIILDWVFDHLLLNKNSIDTSDRAVYAAAYDTEAGIRASNAWYQAFLQDIEDSKTYAALPMPVLGIGASGYELLNYTLPEQATQWQVVQIEESGHFLLAEQPQKTAAAMMAFLG
- a CDS encoding TlpA family protein disulfide reductase translates to MKYILTAFVLMVFASFGCLGHPTPLKPITILFSNNPTIEQIFYHTKNIWIGSTNVVELCDKDHVTTLDYTKGEQIRSLIQPIARAHALLRVRKNFFDFEEYVVQQGDSIQITYQPSSVAITILNRAVKPYDLLFEKIPTDSNVIQTYTSIGSYLNVAHLNVKRILTDEKMRKESNLLNGRQKTERRLKLTAEHRNQLMSSVLFSLARQKQLLDSLYAAGELSPVCYSYYSVRTRLLVYKVVVEANQLSKQAIATLFHSKEMQADETVDHFYYQKLVDAVEEHLIVNQARLVQSGQGDTPDYREIFDQTRNAELFSVQAKEYLLTKQIHQIYSTFSAEDFKKYYQIYEKEVKDKDLLARSYNDFSLEFDSSRHDVNSVALLQESGAKILLEQVLKQHAGKIVYVDFWASWCVPCRAAMKASHELRQSLSKAKVVFVYLSIDDNKTSWQKASVKEELSDYSQNYLIVNHRTSAFLKKAKLDAIPRYMIFDKSGRLMYPNAPRVESKDIGLLLTQLASKP